One Diabrotica virgifera virgifera chromosome 3, PGI_DIABVI_V3a genomic window carries:
- the LOC114336733 gene encoding zinc finger protein 43-like: protein MEFDEFCCVCVQRDLHLESIENVDENEIKYSEKLCLCDNNQEWKREYKICLNCVAQLNLAYNFIQACVKSKELRTSIETAQQKAYPCDQCNKKFLQKSSLLTHIIIIHNEQKAEESEQPFNSQDNTIETNEDKVGECVTNEEKTEGNNYSSEEEEEQPKPVLKKKYNKLKVPLTCEYCGKNFNRRQHYTAHIRAKHTFEKPYKCDLCDAKFTNSHNLLVHKRNHNNEKPFVCSYCGKCFVCSGDLYHHSKIHLNKREYKCNLCDKSFNTTSILRTHKICMHVEPKDWKYICKYCEKRFPINSSLVTHMKRHEGIKEVDCHICDKKFFDKSELSKHFRSHNNERPFKCNLCQDKEYKNHYGLKKHLKIIHNIGSINIPKPEKKFACPLCSKSFAFNNKLQKHLCTHTGIKPFKCLHCDKRFIENYYMKMHLKKKHNIDSSTAEVG from the exons atggaaTTTGATGAATTCTGCTGCGTTTGTGTTCAAAGAGATTTACATTTAGAATCCATTGAAAATGTTGACGAAAATGAGATTAAATATAGTGAAAAACTGTGTTTGTGTGACAATAACCAG gAATGGAAAAGAGAATATAAAATATGCCTAAACTGCGTTGCACAGCTGAATTTGGCATACAACTTTATTCAGGCCTGTGTTAAAAGCAAAGAACTGAGAACATCCATAGAAACAGCACAACAAAAGGCTTATCCCTGTGATCAATGCAAtaaaaagtttttacaaaaatcgTCCCTATTGACGCACATAATTATAATTCACAATGAGCAAAAAGCTGAAGAAAGTGAGCAACCTTTCAATTCCCAAGACAATACAATAGAAACAAATGAGGACAAAGTTGGTGAATGTGTTACAAACGAGGAGAAAACAGAGGGAAATAACTATTccagtgaagaagaagaagaacaaccgAAACCagtattaaagaaaaaatataacaaacTTAAAGTTCCATTGACTTGCGAATATTGTGGCAAAAATTTCAATAGAAGGCAGCACTATACTGCTCATATTCGTGCCAAGCATACTTTCGAGAAACCATATAAGTGTGATCTTTGTGATGCAAAGTTCACGAACTCACATAATCTCCTTGTTCATAAAAGAAATCACAACAACGAGAAACCGTTTGTATGTTCTTATTGTGGGAAATGCTTTGTATGCTCGGGCGATTTATACCACCACAGTAAAATACATTTAAACAAAAGAGAGTACAAGTGTAATCTATGTGATAAAAGTTTTAACACTACGAGTATTTTAAGAACTCATAAAATATGCATGCACGTAGAaccaaaagactggaaatatatTTGTAAATACTGCGAAAAGAGATTTCCCATCAATTCCAGCCTGGTTACTCATATGAAGAGACATGAGGGTATCAAAGAAGTTGATTGTCATATATGTGATAAGAAGTTTTTTGATAAATCAGAGTTGTCCAAACATTTCAGGTCACACAACAATGAAAGACCTTTCAAATGCAACCTATGTCAAGACAAAGAGTATAAAAACCACTATGGTTTGAAGAAACACTTGAAAATTATTCATAACATAGGATCAATTAACATTCCAAAACCGGAAAAGAAGTTTGCCTGTCCTCTGTGCTCAAAATCTTTTGCGTTTAACAATAAACTACAAAAACATCTTTGTACTCACACTGGAATCAAACCTTTTAAATGTCTCCATTGTGATAAAAGGTTCATAGAGAACTATTATATGAAGATGcatttaaaaaagaaacataatattGATAGCTCAACTGCTGAAGTAGGGTAG